aatttagaatACTAAAATCTTTAGCCAAttacaaatactccctccgtcccctaatacattgtttgaccattcgtattattcaaaaaaaataaaattattatttatttttttacttactttattatgtaaaatactttaagcacattttattttatatttgcataattttttttaataagacgagtggtcaaatattataaccaaaatatcaaaatcccttagtAATAGGCACGTAAATACTCTTTTCTACtgtaaaaacataaaaatatgtttatatgccAAGAAAAATGCTTCAATTTTAGTTGTATTATGATGTAAACTTTTTATGAATAATTATCACTTATTTAGTTTAAATCCTGGATTGCAGTATTGCACCGTCTTGACATATAAATACTGAAGTACCCCTAGCAAGTTCCATCGATCGTGAGGAAGATCAGTAGAGAGCGCACTCAACTTCGCCAAATCGCCGATAATGGCCGACGCGGCCACCACCCCGCTGCTGACGAGCCATGAAGCAAAGCCGGCCAAGGCACTGTCCATCGACGACGCCATCGAGACGTACATCGGCGccaccggcgcccgccagctgctCACGGCCATGTTGCTGGCCTTCGCTTGGGCTTTCGAGGCGCAGCAGGTGTTCATGTCCGTGTTCACGGACGCGGAGCCCACATGGCACTGCACCGGCGTCGCGGCCGGCGACCCCGGCTCGTTCTGCTCGCTGGCGGCCGCttcggcttcggcttcggcgtGCGCGCTCCCGCCCGGCACGTGGGAGTGGGACCGCCCGGCCGAGACGTCGGTGGTGTCGGAGTGGGCGCtcaagtgcggcggcggcggcccggcgctcGTCTCCCTCCCGGCGTCGTCGTTCTTCGCCGGCAACCTCGCCGGGGGCTTCCTGCTCACGACGCTCGCCGACACTCTCCTGGGACGAAGGAAGATGCTCGTCCTGTCACTGGTGACCATGTCCGTCGCCGGCGTGCTCACGGTCTTCTCGCCGAACGTGTGGGTGTACGCCGCCCTGCGGTTCGTGTGCGGGTTCTGCAGATCCACGGCGGGCACGTCCGCGATGGTCCTGTCCACGGAGCTcgtcgggaagtggtggcgcaACACGGTGAGCGTCGCCGCGTTCGTCTTCTTCTCCGTCGGGTTCATGTCACTCCCGGCGCTCGCGTACACGCTCCGCGAGGCGTCGTGGCGGAACATGTACGTGTGGACGTCGCTCCCGTCCCTCTGCTACGCCGTCCTCCTCTACTTCCTCGTCCAGGAGTCGCCGCGGTGGCTGCTGGTGCGCGGACGGAAGCAGGAGGCCATCGCGGCGTTGCGGCAGATCGCGTCGCTCAACGGCGGCGAAGGCATTACAACGTCGAGCTTCACCAAGCTGG
The window above is part of the Oryza sativa Japonica Group chromosome 7, ASM3414082v1 genome. Proteins encoded here:
- the LOC4343603 gene encoding organic cation/carnitine transporter 2, which gives rise to MADAATTPLLTSHEAKPAKALSIDDAIETYIGATGARQLLTAMLLAFAWAFEAQQVFMSVFTDAEPTWHCTGVAAGDPGSFCSLAAASASASACALPPGTWEWDRPAETSVVSEWALKCGGGGPALVSLPASSFFAGNLAGGFLLTTLADTLLGRRKMLVLSLVTMSVAGVLTVFSPNVWVYAALRFVCGFCRSTAGTSAMVLSTELVGKWWRNTVSVAAFVFFSVGFMSLPALAYTLREASWRNMYVWTSLPSLCYAVLLYFLVQESPRWLLVRGRKQEAIAALRQIASLNGGEGITTSSFTKLETCAGEVGDGVAGGEGMFSTLRSICERRWALRRLAAITTATFGVGVVYYGMPLSVGSLSSDLYLSVAYNAAAELPSSVLSWLLMGRFNRRSSLVALTAASGLCSLACVVIPDPEAGAGGSHLRLAAELASFFASCAAYDVLLMYSIELFPTSVRNSAVGLVRQAGVLGGVVAPMLVALGRERSYWSFGVFGLTVGCLGLFVTFLPETKGRRLSDTMEDEEEAAAVLSGG